In the Desulforegula conservatrix Mb1Pa genome, one interval contains:
- a CDS encoding transposase, with the protein ELAGFQHEPHVTGGGKAAVEHPSFKWVNIILGNLKNALKGTYHAINRKHVPRYLAEFQYRFNRRYDLPSMIHRLIYVALRTPPMPSTMLSMAEAEW; encoded by the coding sequence GAGCTCGCTGGTTTCCAGCACGAACCCCATGTTACTGGAGGTGGTAAAGCAGCTGTAGAGCATCCATCCTTCAAATGGGTCAATATAATACTTGGTAACTTAAAAAATGCGCTCAAAGGTACTTATCATGCAATTAATCGCAAGCATGTTCCGCGGTACCTGGCAGAATTTCAGTACAGATTCAATCGCCGATATGATCTGCCGTCCATGATTCACAGACTGATTTATGTTGCTCTTAGGACTCCACCCATGCCATCAACCATGCTTTCTATGGCTGAAGCAGAGTGGTAA